Part of the Vespa crabro chromosome 15, iyVesCrab1.2, whole genome shotgun sequence genome is shown below.
ctctctctctctctctctctctctctctctctctctctctgtctgtcttctACTTATGTATTGGCACGCtgttcattattctttttcgtttcttatatTGGATTTTCGCGCGCGAACAATCAGGAAGAGCATCCTGCATTATGTTCAGAGTTGGTAAGTTCAGAGAAATCTTCTTTGCATATTTATCAATCTTCCCGTTCGGCCAATCAACCCATTTACGTAATTTGTAGCGCACCACGCGGTGGGAAGCCTTGGTTGCAGTTTAAACAGACGGCAGccaacaatgagaataacgcaACATTCGGGAACGTTGTAAGTTTAGCAGTCAAGTGGTGGTTCATTGGTTTCTCCTTAAACTGACTGCGATTGAATTCTCCTTATATTTGTTGTCCGTAGGAAAGCACGACAAGGTGCGTCGGTTCGGCTACCAGGATGCAACACGCCAGGTTGGTACAACAGGAAGTGACGAGATTACTTTTAGCCGCTAGGGAATCCCTGTTGAACGATCTGGCCGATCTAGCGAGACTTTTACCTTCTTGGCAGCAAAGGGCACTGGAGCTTGCACAGAACACGCACAAAGAGATCACCAAGGTCGTGTGTTAGTTCGCTATCCAATATCCGATCGGTTTATCTTGAAAATAACATGTCATGCATGTAATCGATTGCAGATGATGGACACGGAAGAGGCAGATATAGCTCAACTATGCGCACAAAATATCGTCCTCTGGCAACACTTTCTGGAAGCTTTCTCTGGTCGCGAAGCTGTGCATCAACATCTCGCTAGGATTCATCATCAGTTGAGAGTAAGATATTGCGGCTCGATCGTTTGTCCTCGATCGTACTTGTTTTCACCAAGCTCGTTTTTTAGGTCAAACGCTTCGCCGAGGGTTTCTTCGTGTTGGAAAATCCAAGAATGTCGGCGGCGGGCTGTTACGACGCAAATTATCAATCGTATCAGGCTGTGAGCGAGACCGCACGAAGATCGCGTTATCTCGCCTCGCTGCCACCGTTGCCGGTACATTGCCCGGAATTGGACGGCGATCTTCATTCGTTGCCTTTAATATTCGAGGATCAATATGCCGATATGCAGCAGAGACACAGAAACAGTAGTAAGAAGAAGACCGTCCGTTTGATACGATCTAGATCGGTTATCGGACGTTTTATCggttaaaacgaaaaatagatAATGCGTTATATACGTAGAATGTGTTACCCTTCAGTTCCCAGCATGGACGATTGCAGCTGTGGGATCGCCGCGATTCTGGAGTCCAGGTCTATGGGTATCTGGTCGCCGAGAAGCGAAGGTGCTGCGCAGGATATTGGAGCGATGCAGGCTCGTTTCGCGACCAGCCCTTCGACATTGCCGGCCAGGCATAGCAAGTCTCTCGATCAGCTGGGCCCCGAAATGGCGCCGTTGCAGCCAAGATCGTCTCCTAAGACATTACCCAGGTTTGTTTGAGCCTCGTTGATCGATCGTTCAACTCGTGCGGGccaattaaaaatctttattccTTACGAGATTTACGCGTATAATTCAATAGGTCGGTCTCGACGCAATTATTTCCCAAACAACGTGGCGGTATTAGAAATGCGACCCCGCCAGCGACGGTTCCGTCGAGAGGAGGAAGGCCAAGGTCAACGGTACCGTCCGGCAACACCCTCTTACCACCGTCCGGACAGCAGCAGGCATGTTCGGCGCCAAATCCATCGTTGAGTTCCACTCCGGTGATACCTCTTCCTCGTGCCAAATCCACCCAGATGTTGGTGCAAAATCGGCAACAAGTCGATCCGCAATCCGCGTCCATCGGTTCGCTCCTTGTGGCGATGTTTCCCGAGCTACCGTCGGACACTCGACTCCCTGGCTATCGGCCGTCCGGTAAATCCTGCGAACAGAATTTAACGGTACCCTCCTATATCAGAACGTTGGACTTGGCCCAGCTGGCCGATTGCTTGAATACCGAGAGCAAATCTTCACAAATCTCCGAAGGTAtgatctctttctttgtttcctttccttttctccttttttcctttccttcggtccctctatttaatttcattctcgTTACATCTCCAATAAACGAACGTATTATCTCGCGTTCATGTGCGAGTTCATGTGCTTCTTTCAGAGTTTCACTCTTTGGACACCAGGAGGATACGATTGGAGCCAAGGAGTCATCGATTGTTGAACCGCCAAGGCCTTTCCGGCAACGATCAAAACAATTTTCCTCTTGGCAAGTCGGGTGCAAACGTTGATGGTTTATTGCGCGAACAACAGCCTCTTCACACGACGGCCACTCTCGACAGGATAACATATCGTGGAAATGGCAGAAAGCAGGCACATCAAACAGGTGGTAAATACAATCAAACGAACGGATTGGAATCACGACGTTATCACACAATCGGGAAAACTAGCTCGGGTCATGGACAACGCAATCGGGAAATGCAGAATTCGATGAACGGTACGACCCTGACGAGCAGTCATTCGTTGCTGATGGAACCGTTGTACAGAGTATCGAATTACTCCTCGACCACTACGGATTCCTTCTTTTATCGAACGAACGGCACCAGCGGCCGTACCCGCGACGAGACTGATCGACCAAAGAGACCAAAGAGTACCGACAGACTCGTCGACGAGGTTGAGAGGAACGAATGTTGCGAGtttaggagagagagaacgaaacggAAAGATGAGAGAGTGACGAAGTCACCACGAAACGGTGTAACTTTGTCTTGTTACATGGAGGAGAAACAGCAGAAGCGAGGTCAACGCGAAAAGAAAACTATCGAATCACCTAACGAGCCTCTCTACGAGGTAATTACGCTCAAGGTCGAACCAAAGAGGGAGACGCGCGTTGAAAGGAGAAGGGATAAGCACGGTAGGAGGCCACATTCCGCTCCCGTTCTCGACACCGAACGTCCTCCGCCCGAGGATGTTAGAAAGTGTGCGCATAGGAACAGGAAGGCCGCACCACCGCCTCCGGCTTATCAGGATCCGGCTATGGCACCTTTGCCCAAGTATCGTCATCCACCGCCAGCTCCTACGACCAGTGTCCTCGAAGTTGAGAACAACAATAAGATCATTCTGAAGGTAATGATAATGGTTTGCTAtcgaattcttttcttccgtTTCGTCTGATTTCCGATGAACCCTGTCATATACTGTACTGTATATAACATTCTTTTTCAGGTTGAACCGATAAAGTCCCCGATCGAGATATCGATTACGAACGGTAAAACGCCATCGTCCGAGATTTCAAATACCGGTGAACAGCCGCCCAATGTGAAAAGACTGAGATGTGCCAGCGTACCCGTGGCACAGAACAAAATCGTAGTACCGCGTAGCGCCGTTTCGCTACCATGCATGCCGATACGCGATAGCAAAGATAGCCTTAGCAACAATCATCCCGTCATTCCAAATCCCCTTAGTCCGCCGTCCACTCGACCGAGTAGTCCTACGACTAGTTCGAGCTCTAGCAACTTGACGTCCGAGTGTTCAGGTTGGGTCAGTAGCGGCGACACGTCTAGCTCGGAACAAAGGCGTAACGCGAGATTGTCCAGCGAGCAATTGCGTCAGAAGCTTTCCAAGATCGTACCGAGGAAAAAGAGTCCGGCAAAGGAGAGTAGTCCGATCGAACATTCTTACGAAGAAGTTAGATTGCCGCCACCCAAGATGTTCCAGGACGAGCCACCACCTCCCGAAGAGTTTCGTGATCCACCAGTCCCTATCGACAATCCTCTTTATCACGTTTACGAGACGGTAAAAAGAACTCGGAGTCCCAAGCGAAACAAGACGGCACCCTGTAGTCCTCAACGTAGTCGGGAAAATGCATATGGTGCTGGTAGGGATATCTGTTTGGATTGTTATCAAGAAGGCAAGGAACTTTTGCAGAGCACACAGGACGACTTgatcaattttaaaaaatgcaaGGAGGATTTTAAGCGACAGATGAGCTTCTCTGGAAGGATTTATAGGTGTGTATTTATTGGATTTTGAGGATTGTCCTGACCAATGCTCTCGGTTCCTCCGATACTCTTCCGACAGACCGCAACGATCCTCTCTctcgaaatttttatcttttgtttcttcccgCTAACGCAAGAATGTATTTGTAATATGGCGTGTTTTGTGTCTTGGATGGATTGAGTCGAGGAGTTTTGATTCGCCGtttcttgtctctctctctctctctctctctccccctctttttctctctctctctctctctctctctctctctctctctctctctctctctctctcttactccgcTCCACCTTTCCGTTCGTATTTTAAGTTCTCTTTATCTACCTTACCCTATTTAGAGAACGCAAAGAAGCGCAGTATCGCTTCCATAAGCGTGCCCGTTCTTTCGGATACGGTGACCTTCTGACCCCGTCGTCGATTCAACCTCTAAGATCGAATGTGCCTCTTAGCGATTACCCGAGTCTGGCCTCGACCTTGCCGTATTTCCACATCAGCGACGAGTACCGACTCTTCTCGCCGGAAGGTGCTCATCTAATCGTTTGCGTACACGGGCTCGATGGTAATGCGGCTGATCTACGTCTCGTCAAGACTTATCTCGAATTGGGTCTACCTGGGGCACACTTGGACTTTCTCATGTCCGAAAAGAATCAAGTAAGTGTTTCCATCTTTACATCATATatattctcctttcttctttgttctaTATGACTTTGTTGTTGAATTAAATCTTATCGCTTTTAAGGGTGATACTTTTTCGGACTTTGACACGATGACGGATAGACTGGTAGCTGAGATTCGTCATCACATCGAAATATCGGGCTTGAATCCAACGAAAGTGAGCTTCATCGGGCACTCTCTGGGGACCATCATCATACGAAGTGCTCTAACGCGACCACAACTTCGGCCATTACTTCCTCGTTTGCATACCTTCCTTAGTTTAAGTGGACCTCATTTAGGCACTCTTTACAATACCAGTGGATTGGTTAATGCTGGTTAGTGAGATTATACTtaaaacgtgtatatatatatatatatatatatatatatatatatatatatatatatatatatatatatatatatatatatatatatatatatacgtttgtatatacacacatctgttggtatatctttttcatatatcGCTAGGTATGTGGTTCATgcaaaaatggaaaaagtcCGGATCGTTGCTCCAACTGGCGATGAAGGACGCGCCAGATGTCAGGCGTTCCTTCATGTTTCGTTTAAGTCAGAAGAGCAATTTGCAAAAATTCAAACACGTACTCCTGTGCGGAAGCGCTCAAGATCGGTACGTGCCGCTTCACTCGGCGAGAATAGAACTCTGCAAGGCTGCCGTACGTGATCCGTCCGATCAAGGTATTCCAATATCTCGCCTATGGAAAAAAACCatcagaaaatattttaacttttttctcttttctctcaatcgagtatattttataattatacgcatatacacgaatatataaatgtgtctatctgcatatgtattatatttaattcatgACAAGTTTTCTTATTTGTAGGGGCAGCGTATCGCGAGATGGTGCAAAATATACTCTATCCCGTGATGTCGGCATCCGGTGTGAGTTTGGTTAGATACGATGTCCATCATGCGCTTCCACCGACAGCAAACGCTCTGATCGGTCGAGCAGCTCACATCGCCGTCCTTGACTCCGAGCTTTTCATCGAGAAATTTCTCCTCGTTGCTGGTCTCAAATATTTCAGATAAGGAACGGGCACAGTTTCATTCACGGATGAGAGTACGGTCATGATCTGTTGTGTACTCTAAGTCATAAAAGCCAAAGAATGATGAACGACAAAAAGGAACAAgagtaatgaaaaatatacgatAGTATGttgatagggagagagagagagagagagagggagagagagagagagagagagaacggcgCGTTATCGTCGCTTCTTTAATAGCTAGTCCGTTTCTAATCATAAGTATGGGAGACACCGCATGATTATTGATTAGGTAGTTTGATtaacgacgaagaaaaaaaacgattacATTTTAAAAGTAAACGATTTTCCCACGATCGCATCGGTTTAAAAATCTTTCGGCCTAGTTCGAGATCGATCGACGATTTTtagaaaagaatacaaaaatcaaaaaaaaaaaaaaagaaaatcacgaGCAAAAATTATCGGGAATCATCGACGGATCCTCGTAAAGCCAATTTCATCGATATGTCGCGACGAAAAGtcatacatacctacattaatttaattgtaagATCGTCGAACGAGATTGGTCAATTGGTCGGGCAAGTATGCGTCGCAatgtacatttctttttctatttttctttctgatttCTTTTCAAGAATTTCAAAAAACTCGCAATCGACTCGAGTCATTCGTCGCAATATACTTGCCGCTTGTTATAAAGTACGCAGACAGTGTTTCGCTGACTCTGTCAGACTAACATAAGAGTTAGTCCGCTAATGATATAAACATAACTCGTTTTAGTTTTCATACATGCACGTTAAACCTATCAACAGCAACGCTCAAATTTTCACTACGTTAATcgaatgttattgttaatgcattTTGTCGctaagaaacaaacaaaattatgATACTCGATCGATTATCGTATTCATCgaaaatcgtatttaataaatattcgtatattCGTAATCCTCATTtcacatttttaaattgacaCCTCAAATATAATTTCCTCCGATTGGTTTTTGTCAATGAAGTCACGGATAATTCTCTTTGTAAGAGTCAGCGATTCGCCgcgtatttaaaagaaaagaaaggagaaaagttaaaaaaagaaataaaaaaataaaataaaatataaaataaaaagtacgcgagagagagagagagagagagagagagagagagagagagagacaatgcGAGAGAAAGCATTGTCTAGGCATTAGGAAAGTTATGAAACGCATGTCAATTGTTACCCTCAGATAAGTGTGAGTGCGTCCCGTGCGTGTAGAGAGGATGGATGAACCaaataagaaaacgaaaaaaaggatgatggacgaaaagaaaaaaaaaataaactagaAAAGACAACATGAATTGGAGTATTATATTTGTGCGATTTTCTTTGGTGTTGCACGGCGAAACGAAACGTGCACAATTCGATTAGAACTTTTGAAGGAGCGTAACGCGAACGAGCTTGCGAACGAAGAATACATGTCGCGCTAatggaagatgaaaaaagggCGCTCTATTTGCGTGCGAAGAAAACGGAAACGTatctaaagaaagagaaggaaagaaaaaagtcgttTCAGGTATATGAAATCCCTCCAGTACTAGATCTCAATTGCTCGTAACAATCTACGGAGAATTATAACTAATTAAATAACTCGACCTGCGGATGTTCTACATAAGGAGATACGCCTATtacatcgatcgattaatcgtCGTCGGAAATGAGAGACGCGCGCGCgccagagagggagagagagaaagctgaaacgaaatatatgtgtatatatatatatatatatatatatatatatatatatatacatacatatatattaataataaagaaagaaacgtgaaATGGCGTTATAGTTTCGTAGCATCATCGTCGTAGCTTGTCGATCATTATCGTACGATTagcttttaattaattatagctAAGACTCTTTACAAGACTCTTAAGTCGTTGGTGCTAAGTATCAAaatcttcatttctttcttcatcatcatttatttatatgtatattcaagACCGATTTGTTCCgctttttatcgtaatattaaaaGCCTTGGGTAATATCGTTCCTTTTTATCGCGAGTGTGTGcttaatgagaaagaaaaagagatccaGTAGAAATTGAACGCGAACCTTGATcgatttttttacgataaattaaatagatttttgCGACtcattatatttcctttttcctttttcaatggGCTGGTATCccatataaagaaagaataaaaagaaagagaatgcttgtgtgtgtttgtgtgtgatttgtgtgtatgagagagggagagaaataaataattattatatgaccATCTATGataaaacattattaacgatttttaaAAGGCATTAACAATGACGACATttgcatattaattaattatatgaacgaatcgattattataaatgaatttattggAGCGTAAACAAAGTTTCATTTTGACGATTCGACGAAATGCATACCGGCCCTTTTTCGTCGCATCGCattgtaagaaaaaatacgGTGACCgccaaaagaaaggaaaaataataagaaaggattcgaaatcgaataatataaagaaaattaggcaatattgaataataatctTCGAGAGATAATTTTTTCACTCATCGTGAAATCATATGCCGTaggaattttcattaaaatcataattagTTGCTCGTTTGCATATGAGTCTTTGTAATCATATCGAGAATTAACATACGTGTACCATTTGAATTGATTTTACATAAGTCaatatgtgtatacacacacacacacacacacacatattaacATGATTTGTGTAATGTTTTAGTTTCTTATCGTCGTACGCATGGCACAATTTTTCTCGAGAAACTCGTTTTGACGAGGACAAAGTTGCGAAAACTCCAAACGAAGATACGATCCGACGATAGATtctaacgatcgatcgatcgatcgatcgatcgatatacatgtgtgtgtatgtacataaacaCACGTAGGTATATCATTTAACCGTGAAAAAAAATGCACATTCGCAATTTTAGAAGGATTTACTCGATGGATTTCTCGGCAGTAGGGCGAGCGCGTCATCGATTTTAatctgatttcttttttacgcgCGTACGTGCATCGATTGttatactatttttaattacgagaATCGACCAAACGACAAACGATCGGCGTGTTCGACATTACGTTCGATCATGTTTGAGATCTTACGAttggcaaaaaagaaaaaaataaaaggggaaCACGCTTGACTCGTTCGTCCGTTGATTAGtggtatattttttaattcagtTTAATCAATGAGATCAGCAAGTATTTATCAATACAACTATGTATGGTTTTGTGGAATAAGATCGTGTATCGTGCGAGAgggattagagagagagagagagagagagagagagagagagagagagagagagagagagagagagaatgagaggggcgagagagagaagtacaagaagaagtaaagaagTTTGTCGTTAAAGGAGAAACACCAATGAAGAAGTAACAATGTATACactatacataatatatgcgtacatatgagaaaaaatgaaataaatctatacataaagagatagattaatataaaatctcgATTTATTAATGAAGGGCATGGGCTGCATGCCAACAACCTCATTTTTATCTTCAGCTTGCTCTATACTttcataaagaagaaaaagaaagaaaggaataaagacacatttatatagttttattaataGGATTAAATCTCTCTCTGATTACATAACAATCACGATAACGAACACAATCGGAAGATACACgtgtaagaataaaaattcgaaataattttcaccATTTCGTTCTTTATATCTTCGAAATAAACGTGTTTGAAACACTATAGATAAAAGTCATAGATGTACGTGATAATcagagaaattaaaatcgtatatacacgCGTGAAATTAACGTGTCCCTTGTAAATTTtacaaacattaaaaaaaagaaaagaaaaaagaaaaaaaataaaaaagatatcaatATCGCATAAAAAATTTGCTAAAACGATAAATTGCTAAATCGATTGatggataaaaatttgtaaagtTGTTCGATCTTGAATCTTTTGTAGAAATGTTGCTTTGCTTCCGATTAACGATATGATTTTGTGTGTGCttttgtgcgtgtgtgtgcgtgtgcgtgtgcgtgtgcgtgggTGTgcgtttttttaatttcttaaaataataataaataattagaaaggATAGCGTTCCGTCCTATTCGACGTTACGAAAGTCCTCTGGCGCTTCGTCGTTTTCCTCGTGAAAATTTCCAAGAGCACCCTCGGCCATACCGTCAATAGGTCCAGCAGCATTCATACCAATTGCTTCGTCTATGATCATGGCAATGTTCGTCTCGGTAGGACCTTCTCCAGCTTGATCCGGTTTTACACGACCATTTGTAGTTGCTTGACCTAAATATCGACGAGAtacttttaacaataaatagaatatttaaaagatatataggcgagaaagagaaaaagatcatAGGAAAATTaaaggtaaaataaaataagataaatcaGACTTACCTTGACCAAGATCTCGTACTTTGCTGAGGTAGGAGTACTCTCGTGCGTTTGGCAGACCAGATATCACGCAGGCACTGAGAGCACTACGATTGAGATTCATCGGCGACGCGTCGTACCACTCGTTGCTATCCGCATCGTAGCACTCGACGTAGGCGATAGTGGTTGTACCTAATGGTTATGGGCGATAGTGATTCTACTTCTCGTTTCGATCATTGAAATAGATCATCGAGAAGCCAGTTAGAGACTCTTTGACTCACCATTGAAACCTCCAACTACAAAGATCATATCGTCGAGGATCACGGTGGCAAAGTTACTTCGTGGACTGAACATTTCGGTGACTTCCTGCCAATCCTCAGAGTTGTTAGGACTGTAACGTTCTCCTAAAAGGAGATCAAGGAGATGGctaaagaaaagtagaaaggaCAAACTGATTGTCGCTCGGGTTTCGAGTATCGAAGAAACTTTCACCGGAACTTAGCCTAATGAAGCCGTTGAAGCCGCCCAGAGCGTAAAGACTATCTCGAAAAGCAACCAACGAGACACCGGATCTAGGACTGATCATCGATCGAATGTAACTCCACTGATTGCTTTCGAGATCGTAGACCTCGGCGGAGTCGAGGATTTCCTGTCCATTGAAACCGCCAACGATGTAAATCTTATTGCGGAGTGCGGCCGCACTAGCGTCCGAACGTTGTCGATTCATCGGCGGTATCATTTCCCATTGATTCTTCTGTGGCTCGTATCGTTCGGCCGAATTCATTCTGGTTCTTCCATTGTATCCTCCTAATGCGTATATCTTGCCACCTTTTGAAAAAATAGAGGGCACTTGATATTGACTTACTTTCGAAGTTTAACAATGACTTACCGTGCGTACAGACGCTAACATAACACCTAGCGTGGTACATGCAAGCTCGTTCACGCCATTCCTTCGTCACTGGATCGAAACATCGGACGGTGTTAAAGTGTTCATTCCCGTCAAATCCTCCAATCATATAGATGAGATCGTTGAGAGCGCATATCCCGTGATAAGCTCGTGGCGTCAGATCCGTGCTTACTGATAGAAACCATCTGTCAGCTCTGTAGTTTACACAGTTGACATTTACACAAATATGATTCTTAAGGCATGGATTACGCAGATATTTTCTTCGCTATCtatcctttttgtttccttttattttattttatttttctttttcttttgttttgtttctcgtttctttttttttgttttttttttgttttattttgttttttttttttttgttttttttgtttttttttttcatttccttcattcttttctccgcacgttctctttattttactaTGGCCAATCGTTTCGCGACGACATGACCAGTTTTACCTCGTGTCGTAAGTCTCGACGAAACTGGTCGGTGAACCGGCACTCCAACCGCCAATCGCAAAAAGTATTTCGTAGGGTACTCGTGGTCTCGACAACGGATTCTTCATGTCGATTTCTCCGTTCTGTTTGTTGTCTTGTTCGGTTAGGTAAGCTTTTGCCGACTGCAATGTTCGTTGACAGGCCTGGAAGGATAATAAATTGGAGACATTTCAAATTCATTCCAGTAATGTTTATTCCCTTCGTATTTTACCTACTTCGTTTTCCCGAATGAGTTTCCAATTGAGGACGTTGTCAGCGAAATAATTGTAGCTCATTGATCCATAACGTATACATTCCAGCAACTTTGTCACGTGAATCTTCCTCTCATCCACTTTATACTCGATCCATGTTTTAACGGCCTCGAATACTATCTCTTCGTTTTTCACGTTGAGTTCGTCGTCCTCTAATATTGACTCCAATTCCTCCGACTGCAATTCCTTGAACTCTGAACTCTCGTAAAGTATTTGTTTGAAGTGATGACGAATGTATCTTCGGCCTTTCTCTTCGAGATCCCGGCAGAAATAATGACGTGCAAATTTGAAGATTCCTAAGATCGTAAAAAACGAACTTAGGATCGATCAACATTCCTTTTCGTCAAAGTCATGTCGCGTATTGACCTCCCTAATACCTAGACAATTGTCCGGTTTGAGTTCTTGCAAGAGAAACTGACAACAGAGCTGGACAACACCAAGGACCTCGAATTGATCTGCCAAAGGTAAGAGTTGCTCTACGTTGTCCGCGTTAACGTTGCAGGTGCCAGTGTAAGCATAATCGAGGATCAGAGCGAAGATTTCGCTGGGTACCGAGTCGATGACTACCTCGGTAGTCTCGCTCTTTCCACCCTTGAGGCTATTGGTAAAGAGGGCTTTGAAGTAAGGACTAACCGCTGAAAGTATGGCTCGATGAACAGGAAAAAACTCGTCCTTGGCACATCTGATAGCACCGTCGCAAAGTTGTCGATTTGCTCTGAAAATAAATCGTTCGTTGATCGTGCGCTCTATCCTTCCTaagtagaagaggaagaagaagaagagaaagaggaaaggaaaaaagaaaagagcctctttatttgtataatcgatattattgggTGTATTATATACGACAATCCTCGTTCGCACAATATCATCATTCGATTCATATCTATGTTAGCTTATAGAGAAATAATCCAAGTCCATGCCGCTAGGTCGGTCTAGATAATAGCCTGAAAAAATAACCTAAGTTCCGACCAGACAATTGGGAACTCGACCAGGGCATAATTGGAGGGGAGACAAACACACTTCCTCACTCTGGCTGCCTGTTTTCTCTTGCACTGTTTAAGTGCAAGAACAGCGGCAGTACGAAAACGACGTCTCGTAATATTTGATTGGGCAACGATAGCTTCCTGAGCGTCATCCTGACGTAATTGTCCATCGGTTCGTGGCCTTGAACCGAGTCGTCGACCTGGTAACGATGAAAGTAACGGCCGGAGGATTAGCAATGGATTTCGTGCTGGTCTTCCTCTATTGGCTCCTCCTCGCCGACGAAAAACTCCTCTCAAATCTTCCTCCCTCGAATCCTCTTCgctctcgttattatcaaacCCTGTCCAAACGTAACCGCGGAGACTCGCGGCCATGACAGACGAAGGCCAAAAATTTCCACATTCGAGTTTGCCTGATACTACTCTTAGCTCGATCGATCGTGTTCGATCGCGGCTGAGAGAAAGTCGTTAATCGAATTCGACTCGTATCGTACTTCCGATTGGAATTCTTCCATTTTGAAtgaatatcatttgaaaatgagacatttttatttttctctacttctctctcgttctcttcttttttcttttttttttttttt
Proteins encoded:
- the LOC124429434 gene encoding uncharacterized protein LOC124429434 isoform X1, producing MSDLQATLEFSLELCKFYNVDLFQRGYYQIRTALRVSPKLPVKVEVNQPRNHSLEAPGTSKRFPILYRNEEVTLGTSVLFRAHVLVHSHKIEEALSRTHFNLGVELWFSEHTQPGNMACVSSRALQLNFAPTKGLHYHLPVLFDYFHLAAVSITIHACLVALHQPYIKKSILHYVQSCAPRGGKPWLQFKQTAANNENNATFGNVESTTRCVGSATRMQHARLVQQEVTRLLLAARESLLNDLADLARLLPSWQQRALELAQNTHKEITKMMDTEEADIAQLCAQNIVLWQHFLEAFSGREAVHQHLARIHHQLRVKRFAEGFFVLENPRMSAAGCYDANYQSYQAVSETARRSRYLASLPPLPVHCPELDGDLHSLPLIFEDQYADMQQRHRNSIPSMDDCSCGIAAILESRSMGIWSPRSEGAAQDIGAMQARFATSPSTLPARHSKSLDQLGPEMAPLQPRSSPKTLPRSVSTQLFPKQRGGIRNATPPATVPSRGGRPRSTVPSGNTLLPPSGQQQACSAPNPSLSSTPVIPLPRAKSTQMLVQNRQQVDPQSASIGSLLVAMFPELPSDTRLPGYRPSGKSCEQNLTVPSYIRTLDLAQLADCLNTESKSSQISEEFHSLDTRRIRLEPRSHRLLNRQGLSGNDQNNFPLGKSGANVDGLLREQQPLHTTATLDRITYRGNGRKQAHQTGGKYNQTNGLESRRYHTIGKTSSGHGQRNREMQNSMNGTTLTSSHSLLMEPLYRVSNYSSTTTDSFFYRTNGTSGRTRDETDRPKRPKSTDRLVDEVERNECCEFRRERTKRKDERVTKSPRNGVTLSCYMEEKQQKRGQREKKTIESPNEPLYEVITLKVEPKRETRVERRRDKHGRRPHSAPVLDTERPPPEDVRKCAHRNRKAAPPPPAYQDPAMAPLPKYRHPPPAPTTSVLEVENNNKIILKVEPIKSPIEISITNGKTPSSEISNTGEQPPNVKRLRCASVPVAQNKIVVPRSAVSLPCMPIRDSKDSLSNNHPVIPNPLSPPSTRPSSPTTSSSSSNLTSECSGWVSSGDTSSSEQRRNARLSSEQLRQKLSKIVPRKKSPAKESSPIEHSYEEVRLPPPKMFQDEPPPPEEFRDPPVPIDNPLYHVYETVKRTRSPKRNKTAPCSPQRSRENAYGAGRDICLDCYQEGKELLQSTQDDLINFKKCKEDFKRQMSFSGRIYRERKEAQYRFHKRARSFGYGDLLTPSSIQPLRSNVPLSDYPSLASTLPYFHISDEYRLFSPEGAHLIVCVHGLDGNAADLRLVKTYLELGLPGAHLDFLMSEKNQGDTFSDFDTMTDRLVAEIRHHIEISGLNPTKVSFIGHSLGTIIIRSALTRPQLRPLLPRLHTFLSLSGPHLGTLYNTSGLVNAGMWFMQKWKKSGSLLQLAMKDAPDVRRSFMFRLSQKSNLQKFKHVLLCGSAQDRYVPLHSARIELCKAAVRDPSDQGAAYREMVQNILYPVMSASGVSLVRYDVHHALPPTANALIGRAAHIAVLDSELFIEKFLLVAGLKYFR